A genomic window from Nomascus leucogenys isolate Asia chromosome 10, Asia_NLE_v1, whole genome shotgun sequence includes:
- the ZNF347 gene encoding zinc finger protein 347 isoform X4: MLEQGKEPFTVESQVQIARNPDRWEWIKAMITALSSEFVMKDLPHKGKSDTGEVFQTVMLERQESHDIEGCSFREVQKNTHDLEYQCRDAEGNYKGVLLTQEGNLTHGRDEHGKRDARNKLIKNQLGLSLQSHLPELQLFQYEGKIYECNQVEKSFNNSSSVSPPQQMPYNVKTHISKKYLKDFISSLLLTQGQKANWGSPYKSNGCGMVFPQNSHLVSHQRSHTKEKPYKCYECGKAFRTRSNLTTHQVIHTGEKRYKCNECGKVFSRNSQLSQHRKIHTGEKPYKCNECGKVFTQNSHLARHRGIHTGEKPYKCNECGKAFRARSSLAIHQVTHSGEKPYKCNECGKVFTQNSHLTNHWRIHTGEKPYKCNECGKAFGVRSSLAIHLVIHTGEKPYKCHECGKVFRRNSHLARHQLIHTGEKPYKCDECGKAFRAHSNLTTHQVIHTGEKPYKCNECGKVFTQNSHLANHQRIHTGVKPYMCNECGKAFSVYSSLTTHQVIHTGEKPYKCNECGKVFTQNSHLARHRGIHTGEKPYKCNECGKVFRHNSYLSRHQRIHTGEKPYKYNEYGKAFSEHSNLTTHQVIHTGEKPYKCKECGKVFTQNSHLARHWRVHTGGKPYKCNECGKAFSQTSKLARHHRVHTGEKPYECNQCGKAFSVRSSLTTHQAIHTGKKPYKCNECGKVFTQNSHLARHRRIHTGEKPYKCNECGKAFSQTSKLARHQRVHTGEKPYECGKPFSICSSLTTHQTIHTGGKPYKCNMWKVLKSEFKPCKSSQNS, encoded by the coding sequence CTCTCTCTTCTGAATTTGTAATGAAAGATTTACCACACAAAGGGAAGAGTGATACAGGAGAAGTATTCCAAACAGTGATGTTGGAAAGACAGGAAAGCCATGACATTGAAGGATGTTCCTTCAGGGAAGTCCAGAAAAATACGCATGACCTTGAGTATCAATGCAGAGATGCTGAAGGAAATTACAAAGGAGTGCTTTTGACCCAAGAAGGCAATCTCACTCATGGAAGAGATGAACACGGTAAAAGAGATGCAAGAAACAAGCTTATTAAAAATCAGCTTGGATTAAGCCTTCAGTCACATCTGCCTGAACTGCAGCTTTTTCAATATGAAGGGAAAATTTATGAATGTAATCAGGTTGAGAAGTCTTTCAACAATAGTTCCTCAGTTTCACCACCTCAGCAAATGCCTTATAATGTCAAAACCCACATTTCTAAGAAATATCTCAAAgattttatctcttctttattACTCACACAGGGACAAAAAGCAAATTGGGGAAGCCCTTACAAATCTAACGGATGTGGCATGGTCTTTCCTCAAAATTCACACCTTGTGAGTCATCAGAGAAGTCATACTaaagagaaaccttacaaatgttatgagtgtggcaaagcctttagaaCACGTTCAAACCTAACTACCCATCAGGTGATCCATACTGGTGAAAAACGTTACAAATGTAATGAGTGTGGTAAGGTCTTTAGTCGAAATTCACAACTCTCACAACATCGgaaaattcacactggagagaaaccttataaatGTAACGAATGTGGCAAGGTCTTCACTCAGAATTCACACCTTGCAAGACATCGaggaattcatactggagagaaaccttacaagtgtaatgagtgtgggaaagcctttagaGCTCGTTCAAGCTTAGCTATCCATCAGGTAACCCACAGTGGAgaaaaaccttacaaatgtaatgaatgtggcaagGTCTTCACTCAAAATTCACACCTTACAAATCACtggagaattcacactggagagaaaccttacaagtgtaatgagtgCGGCAAAGCCTTTGGTGTTCGTTCAAGCCTAGCTATTCATCTGGTAATTCACACCGGAGAAAAGCCTTACAAATGTCATGAATGCGGCAAGGTCTTTAGGCGTAATTCACACCTTGCAAGGCATCAgctaattcatactggagagaaaccttacaagtgtgatgagtgtggcaaagcctttagagCACATTCAAACCTAACTACCCATCAGGTCAtccatactggagaaaaaccttacaaatgtaatgaatgtggcaagGTCTTCACTCAAAATTCACACCTTGCAAATCAtcaaagaattcatactggagtgAAACCTTATATGTGTAATGAGTGCGGCAAAGCCTTCAGTGTGTATTCAAGCCTAACTACCCATCAGGTCAtccatactggagaaaaaccttacaaatgtaatgagtgtggcaaggTCTTCACTCAGAATTCACACCTTGCAAGACATCGgggaattcatactggagagaaaccttataaatgtaatgaatgtggcaagGTCTTTAGGCATAATTCATACCTTTCAAGGCATCAgcgaattcatactggagagaaaccttacaagtatAATGAGTATGGCAAAGCCTTTAGTGAACATTCAAACCTAACTACCCATCAGGTTATCCATACTGGCgaaaaaccttacaaatgtaaagAGTGTGGCAAGGTCTTCACTCAGAATTCACACCTTGCAAGACATTGGAGAGTTCATACTGGAGGtaaaccttacaagtgtaatgaatgtggcaaagcctttagtcAAACATCAAAGCTTGCAAGGCATCATagagttcatactggagagaaaccatatgaGTGTAATCAGTGCGGCAAAGCCTTTAGTGTCCGTTCAAGCCTAACTACCCATCAGGCAATCCATACTGGAAAAAAACCTTACAAATGCAATGAGTGTGGGAAGGTCTTCACTCAGAATTCACACCTTGCAAGACATcggagaattcatactggagagaaaccttacaagtgtaatgagtgtggcaaagcctttagtcAAACTTCAAAACTTGCAAGGCATCAGAGAGTTCATACCGGAGAGAAACCATATGAGTGTGGGAAACCCTTTAGTATCTGTTCAAGCCTAACTACCCATCAGACAATCCATACTGGTGgaaaaccttacaaatgtaacATGTGGAAAGTTCTAAAGTCAGAGTTCAAACCTTGCAAGTCATCACAGAATTCATag